Within the Pseudomonas oryzae genome, the region TTTCATCGCTGAGCGTCTGGCGACGCCCATGGCCTGATGGCAGTGGCCGCGCATCCGGATCGGATCCGGCTGCGCGTCATTTTCCCGAGGTTAGCGGAAGACCTGCTGCCAGAGCATGAATGCCAGGGACAGGCTGGCGACCCAGATCACGACCCAGAAGTATTCGATGCTGGCCAGCAGCGAGGCTTGCTGGCTGATCTGCTGCCCCAGCTGGGTCATGGCCATCTTGGCGGCAACGCCACCTTCGTGAACCAGCGACAGGTATTGGGTCAGGTGCTGTTGCTGGGCGGAGAACACGGGGTCGCCCTGCGTGAGCCTGACGTTGAGCGAGTTGTACTGCACGGTGCTGCGCCACTGGATGAGCAGCGTAGCAACGCAAGTGCCCAGGGCTGAGGCGATTTCCCGCAGCATGTTCTTGACCTGAAGCGCATGGGAAAAGAGCTTGTCCTCATGCATCACGTCGCGGAAGCCCTGCATGGCGGTGGTGGCCAGAACCAGCATGGTGAAGCTGCCGTTGAGCAGCAGCGCCGGCAGGACGTGCTCCCAGAGATTGGCCTCGGGCGTGACGGAGGAAAGCAGCCAGCCATATATCCCCAGCCCCAGGAAGCCCAGGACGTAGAACTTCTTCGGCGCCGGGTAGCGCGGCAGGACGCGCAGCATGATCAGCCAGGTGACCACGGCCCCGGCCAGCCCCAGCGACTGGAAGTGCCCGATGGTTTCCCAGGAATAGCCCAAGCCCGCCTGGAGAAAAGTCGGCAGGATGTAGTTGTTGGCGCCGAGGATTATGTAACTGAAGGAGAACAGCGAGATACCGAGCACGAAACGCGGCTTCCAGAGCTCTCGGACCTTGAGTAGCGGCGTCTCGTGCCGGTGCTCCGCGTGAAAGTAGGTATAGAAGGCGAACGCCGCCAGGCCTACGAATCCGAGGAGTATGTCGGTATCGTTGTAGAAGTCGTAGTAGGACCGTTGCAGAACGTACAGCAGGAAAAACGAGGCAAGCCCCAGCAACAGTATCCGCGCCGGGCTGCTCCGACTCCATTCCTCTTCCGGATGCGGATCCTTCGGCAGGCACCTGAAAGCGAGCACCGCCGTCAGCGAGGTGGCCGATATCAGCACCCAGAACATGGCCTGCCAAGTGTCTTCGCTGACCGCGATCGAGGCCAACAGCGGGGCCGCGGCCGATCCGCCGGCGAGGCCGGTGGCGAAGACCTTGACCCCAACGAAGCGTCCCGGACCTGCGGGCATGTGCTGGACAAGGACCCGAGCGGTGGACATGAAGGCGGCGCCGCCCAGCGCCATCACCACCCGCCCCAGGGTGAAAGTGGTCAGATCACTGCTCATGCTGCAGATCAGCGAGCCGAGGATGTGCACGGCGATGGAACCGAGCACGTAATGGCGCCAGCCCAGACGCTCGATCAGCCAGTGCTGCTTGGCGATGACCACCACCGCCAGGCAGGCGTATACGGCGGCCACGAAACTGTACTCCTCGGGGCTGGCATCGATTTCTCCGCGGATGGGCGCGGAGGCGAACGTCACCATGCCAACCTGCAGGAATTCGACCAGGCAGAGCAGGAAGATGGTGGACAGCAGGGCAGCATGCTTTTTGTACATTCACTCACCTGCCCGCCACGGAGGCGCCACCTTCGTTCGCCCGGATGATCGATTCGACGAGGGCGTCGGCATCCTGCATCTCATGGTCGAATGCCTGCGTACTGTAGGCCGAGTTGGAAGACACGTCTGAGCTGCTCATGTCGCCGCGGCGGTCCCGGGTATCCACCGACACGTGCATGGACAAGCCGATGCGCAGGGGGTGTTTCGCGACCTCCGAGGCATCCAGTGCGATCCTGACCGGCACCCGCTGGGTCACCTTGATCCAGTTGCCCGTCGCGTTCTGCGCCGGGAGCAGGGCGAAGGCGCTGCCGGTACCGGCGTCAAGGCCGACGATCTTGCCGTGGTAGACGGTGTCTGGACCGTAGACGTCCGAGGTCAGGGTCACCGGCTGGCCGATCCGCAGATGTTCAAGCTGCGATTCCTTGAAGTTCGCGTTGACCCACAGCGTGTCCAGCGGTACCACGGACATGAGTGCTACCCCGGGGTTGATGCGCTGGCCGACCTGCACGTCGCGCTTGGTCACCGTTCCGGCGACCGGCGCGACAATCGACGTCCGCATCATGGCGATGTACGCATCGCGCAGATTGCTAGCGGCAGTTACCACATCGGGGTGCGTGCGCAGCTGTGTGCCATCGACCATGGCATGCCGCTGGGCCAGCGACTGTTGGCTGGCCTCCAGGGCAGCGCGGGCATTCTTAACGATGGTTTCCGAGTGCCGGATCTCCTCCTTGGAGATCGCACCGCTGGCGGACAGCTGCTGACGGCGCGCGAGGTCGCTGGTGGCCTTGGCCAGGTCGTTCTGCCGCTGGGTGACTTCCGCGCTCAACTGCTCGACCTGCAGGTACTGGGTTCTTGCCAGGCGAGTGGCGCGGGCCAGGGCTGCCTGGGCGCGCTCGAAGTTGACCTTCGCGTCCACCGGATTCAGCCGGATCAGGGTGTTGCCGACGCCCACGTGATCAGTGGTGTCGGCCTCGATGGCGATCACGGTGCCACTGATCTGCGAGGTGACCTGCACCACATTGCCCTGCACGTAGGCATCTTCGGTCGTTTCACTGTCGCTCCCCCAGAAATGCCACCCGGCCAGTCCTCCGAGCAGGATGGCAGTCGCGGCGGCAGCGACCAGGGGCTTCGGTGCGGGGCGAGGGGCGATCAGGGATTGCGCGGCTTGGGGTGCTGACATGCTCTTCACTCGATGATGTCCGATATGGTGGCGAGGCGTTCACTCGTCGGCTGGGGTCGATAGCCGCCGCCAAGGGCTCGGCTCAGATTGGCTTGCAGGGACAGGCCGCGGGCCTGCAACGTCACCAGCGATCGGCGCTCGCCGTAGACGGCGGTCTGGCTGACCAGCACCTGGATGTAGGAGGCCAGGCCCGCGCCATAGCGCTGGTTGACCAGCTCGTAGGCGTCAGTGGCGGTCTGTACGGCGAGCTCCTGCTGCCGGATGCGCTCCTGCAGCCAGCGGATCGAGGACAGCTGGTCGGCAATGTCGTGCAGGGCTTCGACCAGGGTTTGGTTGTAGTTCTCGACAGCCAGGTCATAGGTGGCGTTCTGGGCGGACAGGTTCGCGCGCAATCGCCCGCCCTCGAAGATCGGCAGGCTGATCGCCGGGCCGAACCCGAGCGTGTGGCTGGCACCCCGGGCGAAGGTGTCCAGGCCCATGCTCTGCAGGCCGATGAAGGAGGTCAGGTTGACGTTGGGATAGAACTGCGCCTTGGCGACATTGATGTCCTGGCTGGCGGCCTCCACCCGCCAGCGCTGCGCCACCACGTCCGGACGATGACCGAGCAGGTCAGCGGGGAGATTGCCCGGGATGCTGAGATCGGAGGACGGTTTGAGTTGCGGAGGCTGGATGCTGCGCCCGCGGTCGGGCCCCTTGCCGACCAAGGCCGCCAGGCGGTTGCGACCGAGTTCCAGGGCTTCCTTGAGGGCGATGATCCGCGCGCGAGATGCAGTGATGCTCGCTTCGGACTGCTTGATGTCGATCTGGCTGTCCAGTTCCGCGGCAAAGCGCTGCCGGGTAAGCGCGTGGATGCGCTCCTGTTGCTCGAGCATCTGCTGCTCGACAGCCAGTTGGTCATAGGTCGCCTGCAGGTCGATATAGGCCTGGACAATGCTGGACGACAGCACCAGACGAGCGGTGTACTGGTCGACCTCGGCGGCCCTGCGGCGGCCCACCGCGGCTTCTACGGCCGCCTTGTTCCTGCTCCAGAAATCCAGCTCGTAGCTGCCATTGAGCATGCCCTGGCCGATGTTCTGCCAAGTGCCCGCCACGGCGGCCGGTGCGGTGCCATCGGCGCTGTAGCGTTGCCGGATGACCGACAGGGAGCCATCCACCTCTGGCATGAGGCGCGACTCCTGGAGCCCCTGCGAGGCTTCCGCCTGGCGCACGCGGGCGGCTGCCGCGCGCAGGCTGGGTGCGTTTTCCAGCGCCTCGGCAATCAAGGTGTCCAGCTGTGCGTCCGCGAACCCCGACCACCAATCGGCCTGCGGCCAGTTGGCGGGCGAAACCGTGATGCCCTCCAGGGCCTGGACAGCCTCGAGATCATCCGGATTGACCAGGCTCGA harbors:
- a CDS encoding MFS transporter; its protein translation is MYKKHAALLSTIFLLCLVEFLQVGMVTFASAPIRGEIDASPEEYSFVAAVYACLAVVVIAKQHWLIERLGWRHYVLGSIAVHILGSLICSMSSDLTTFTLGRVVMALGGAAFMSTARVLVQHMPAGPGRFVGVKVFATGLAGGSAAAPLLASIAVSEDTWQAMFWVLISATSLTAVLAFRCLPKDPHPEEEWSRSSPARILLLGLASFFLLYVLQRSYYDFYNDTDILLGFVGLAAFAFYTYFHAEHRHETPLLKVRELWKPRFVLGISLFSFSYIILGANNYILPTFLQAGLGYSWETIGHFQSLGLAGAVVTWLIMLRVLPRYPAPKKFYVLGFLGLGIYGWLLSSVTPEANLWEHVLPALLLNGSFTMLVLATTAMQGFRDVMHEDKLFSHALQVKNMLREIASALGTCVATLLIQWRSTVQYNSLNVRLTQGDPVFSAQQQHLTQYLSLVHEGGVAAKMAMTQLGQQISQQASLLASIEYFWVVIWVASLSLAFMLWQQVFR
- a CDS encoding HlyD family secretion protein gives rise to the protein MSAPQAAQSLIAPRPAPKPLVAAAATAILLGGLAGWHFWGSDSETTEDAYVQGNVVQVTSQISGTVIAIEADTTDHVGVGNTLIRLNPVDAKVNFERAQAALARATRLARTQYLQVEQLSAEVTQRQNDLAKATSDLARRQQLSASGAISKEEIRHSETIVKNARAALEASQQSLAQRHAMVDGTQLRTHPDVVTAASNLRDAYIAMMRTSIVAPVAGTVTKRDVQVGQRINPGVALMSVVPLDTLWVNANFKESQLEHLRIGQPVTLTSDVYGPDTVYHGKIVGLDAGTGSAFALLPAQNATGNWIKVTQRVPVRIALDASEVAKHPLRIGLSMHVSVDTRDRRGDMSSSDVSSNSAYSTQAFDHEMQDADALVESIIRANEGGASVAGR
- a CDS encoding efflux transporter outer membrane subunit; this encodes MSESPARPDVSGRRCAFRLSAPILGALLVAGCSFSDLQPKSSLVNPDDLEAVQALEGITVSPANWPQADWWSGFADAQLDTLIAEALENAPSLRAAAARVRQAEASQGLQESRLMPEVDGSLSVIRQRYSADGTAPAAVAGTWQNIGQGMLNGSYELDFWSRNKAAVEAAVGRRRAAEVDQYTARLVLSSSIVQAYIDLQATYDQLAVEQQMLEQQERIHALTRQRFAAELDSQIDIKQSEASITASRARIIALKEALELGRNRLAALVGKGPDRGRSIQPPQLKPSSDLSIPGNLPADLLGHRPDVVAQRWRVEAASQDINVAKAQFYPNVNLTSFIGLQSMGLDTFARGASHTLGFGPAISLPIFEGGRLRANLSAQNATYDLAVENYNQTLVEALHDIADQLSSIRWLQERIRQQELAVQTATDAYELVNQRYGAGLASYIQVLVSQTAVYGERRSLVTLQARGLSLQANLSRALGGGYRPQPTSERLATISDIIE